The Rhododendron vialii isolate Sample 1 chromosome 6a, ASM3025357v1 genome includes a window with the following:
- the LOC131329250 gene encoding NAC domain-containing protein JA2L-like, whose amino-acid sequence MGVQESDPLSQLSLPPGFRFYPTDEELLVQYLCRKVAGHHFSLQIIGDIDLYKFDPWVLPSKAIFGEKEWYFFSPRDRKYPNGSRPNRVAGSGYWKATGTDKIITTEGRRVGIKKALVFYVGKAPKGTKTNWIMHEYRLSESPRKAGSSRLDDWVLCRIYKKNSSGQKPISGIPTKEFSHGSSSSSSSQFEDMLESFPEIHDRSFALPRMSSLKTLQIDEKVNIQRLNSGNFDWASFAGVASLPELVPAGQSINNNNNNNMRYNDMYTLGAQPTGKFGNSVDEEVQSGVRNQRVENSGLFQQNSNGFAQGFGNSVDPFGIRYPTQQGGFGFRQ is encoded by the exons ATGGGAGTACAGGAATCCGACCCGCTTTCCCAACTCAGCTTGCCACCGGGTTTCCGGTTTTACCCGACTGATGAAGAGCTTCTTGTTCAATACCTCTGCAGGAAGGTTGCAGGGCACCATTTCTCTTTACAGATCATTGGAGATATTGATCTCTACAAATTCGACCCATGGGTTTTACCCA GTAAGGCCATATTTGGAGAAAAAGAATGGTATTTCTTCAGTCCAAGAGATAGGAAATACCCAAATGGGTCGCGCCCGAACCGGGTTGCCGGGTCCGGGTATTGGAAGGCCACCGGAACGGACAAAATCATAACGACGGAGGGTCGAAGGGTTGGGATCAAGAAAGCTCTGGTTTTCTATGTCGGTAAAGCCCCTAAAGGAACAAAGACCAATTGGATAATGCACGAATATAGGCTCTCTGAATCTCCAAGGAAAGCTGGAAGCTCAAGG tTGGACGATTGGGTACTATGTCGAATCTACAAAAAGAATTCAAGCGGCCAAAAACCCATATCTGGAATCCCAACCAAAGAATTCAGCCACGGCTCCTCGTCCTCGTCTTCGTCCCAATTCGAAGACATGTTAGAGTCGTTTCCCGAAATCCACGACCGTTCTTTCGCCCTGCCTCGCATGAGCTCGCTGAAAACCTTACAAATCGACGAGAAAGTCAACATTCAGAGGCTGAATTCAGGCAATTTCGACTGGGCCAGCTTCGCCGGAGTCGCCTCGTTGCCGGAGCTAGTTCCCGCCGGTCAGAgtatcaacaacaacaacaacaacaacatgaGGTACAATGACATGTATACCCTTGGCGCCCAGCCGACTGGGAAGTTCGGTAATTCTGTAGATGAGGAGGTTCAGAGTGGGGTCAGGAACCAGCGAGTCGAGAACTCGGGATTGTTTCAGCAGAACTCGAACGGGTTCGCTCAGGGTTTCGGTAACTCTGTTGACCCGTTCGGTATTCGGTACCCGACCCAGCAAGGAGGATTTGGGTTTCGGCAGtga